The following coding sequences are from one Bombus terrestris chromosome 14, iyBomTerr1.2, whole genome shotgun sequence window:
- the LOC100650499 gene encoding gamma-tubulin complex component 3 homolog isoform X2, with amino-acid sequence MCQSTEQLRDRVFSAPDLKLGLCSSSASTSGQSSEISAPPQIVSINNTDKNTRDFLTSSNKIYGEEYISEDILVQDLIYSFLGIEGKILKLDSNYGFQIDPMISIDRPRKQATLRLSELGYLHNIIQKGLERMSVASSGQVADSFIASLHSELSEYYRFIALIQEEVSRVQSESGIYRVTLSHLHLWAYDPLETLKWLAGIVRACQGQKGGALASAVYEFSNHGDASVKKLVKRILQSVCDPLYNMLIRWIADGELDDPYREFFIEACADITGERMWHEKYQVRNNMLPSFITKMQARKILGTGKSINFLREVCKDFTPWQGKHTKMFKNFSEEYKVDVLFDMDPDGRLQTMMDTAYKETSTRVVEVLTKQYHLMEHLHAIKGYLLLGQGNFIQYLMHLLEPELDKPASSVYPHNISSILETGIRATVTKIDDLDIHRRLDVRLLAPSENERGWDVFILDYNVGGPIGTILEPCRQIYQTVFFALWRAKRMESILSAIWKRQITSAKMFRKMPEVLPIQTHIHLITSSMVHLVHQMQYFFLFEVIECSWDAFAKQLAQAASLDDIITAHNHFIDAVRRGTLLDERSQELMDHLRSVYGPILDLQNLEETFLTRATHEYEARLKDNNTLNVTLAMSNRLDLSETNDAEITKRQAAFSKYLNTLSIQLRLLSRTYQDRVKKFLIMLASAEDVSLQLLSVRLDFNEYYKSKDSRLVVPLTYLHRRQSDQSYLNCK; translated from the exons ATGTGTCAATCAACAGAGCAGTTAAGGGATAGAGTTTTCTCAGCTCCTGATTTGAAATTAGGTTTATGCTCGTCTTCTGCGTCCACTAGTG GACAATCATCTGAAATTTCTGCACCACCACAAATTGTATCTATAAATAACACAGACAAAAATACAAGAGATTTTTTGACCagttctaataaaatatatggaGAAGAGTATATTTCAGAAGATATATTGGTTCAAGATCTTATATATTCTTTCCTAGGTATTGAAGGAAAGATATTAAAGTTGGACTCCAATTATGGTTTCCAAATAGATCCAATGATTAGCATTGACAGGCCACGGAAACAAGCTACATTGAGATTAAGTGAACTTGGATATTTACATAACATAATTCAAAAAGGTTTAGAAAGAATGTCAGTTGCTTCGAGTGGCCAAGTGGCTGATAGTTTTATTGCATCGTTACATTCTGAGTTATCGGAATACTACAGGTTTATAGCCCTTATTCAAGAAGAAGTGAGCAG AGTTCAATCTGAATCAGGAATATACAGAGTTACACTGTCCCATTTGCATCTTTGGGCATATGATCCTTTAGAAACTTTAAAATGGCTAGCAGGTATAGTAAGAGCTTGCCAAGGACAAAAGGGTGGTGCATTAGCTTCTGCAGTATATGAATTTAGTAACCACGGTGATGCCAGTGtaaaaaaattagttaaaaGGATTTTGCAAAGTGTTTGTGATCCTCTGTACAATATGTTGATAAGATGGATTGCAGACGGTGAATTAGATGATCCGTATAGAGAATTTTTCATTGAAGCTTGTGCTGATATTACTGGAGAGAGAATGTGGCATGAGAAATATCAAGTTCGCAATAATATGTTACCatcttttattacaaaaatgCAAGCTAGAAAAATTTTAGGGACAGGGAAAAGTATTAACTTTTTGCGTGAAGTATGCAAAGATTTTACTCCATGGCAAGGAAAACATAcaaaaatgttcaaaaatttCAGCGAGGAATATAAAG TTGACGTTCTTTTCGATATGGACCCCGATGGTCGATTACAGACGATGATGGACACAGCTTATAAAGAGACTTCAACTAGAGTAGTTGAAGTGTTAACAAAACAGTATCACCTCATGGAACATTTACATGCAATCAAAGGTTATCTGTTATTAGGACAAGGAAACTTCATTCAATACCTTATGCATTTATTAGa ACCAGAATTAGATAAACCAGCCAGTTCTGTATATCCACACAACATCTCTTCTATTTTGGAAACTGGAATAAGAGCGACTGTTACAAAGATAGATGATTTAGATATACATAGGCGACTTGATGTAAGATTATTAGCACCTTCGGAAAATGAAAGGGGATGGGATGTTTTTATTTTGGATTATAATGTAGGAGGTCCTATTGGAACG ATTTTAGAACCTTGTAGGCAAATATATCAGACTGTATTTTTTGCTTTATGGAGAGCAAAAAGAATGGAATCTATATTATCTGCAATTTGGAAACGTCAAATAACTTCAGCAAAGATGTTCCGTAAAATGCCTGAAGTATTGCCAATTCAAACTCATATTCATTTAATTACAAGTAGTATGGTTCATTTGGTTCATCAaatgcaatattttttcttatttgag GTAATCGAGTGTTCTTGGGATGCATTCGCAAAACAATTAGCACAAGCAGCATCattggatgatattatcacagCACATAATCATTTCATAGATGCTGTAAGACGTGGTACACTGTTAGATGAAAGATCACAG GAACTTATGGATCACTTACGTTCCGTATATGGCCCAATTTTAGACTTACAAAATCTTGAAGAAACGTTTCTTACACGTGCAACACACGAGTACGAAGCACGATTAAAGGATAACAATACATTAAATGTAACTCTAGCAATGTCAAATCGGTTAGATTTGTCAGAAACTAATGATGCAGAAATTACCAAACGTCAAGCCgcattttcgaaatatttaaacacaCTTTCAATTCAGCTTAGATTGCTTTCGAGAACATATCAG gATAGAGTGAAAAAGTTTCTTATAATGCTCGCATCAGCCGAAGATGTGTCTTTACAGTTGTTAAGTGTACGTTTAGActttaatgaatattataaaagtaaagATAGTCGTCTTGTTGTGCCATTAACATATTTGCACCGTAGGCAAAGTGACCAAAGCTAtcttaattgtaaataa
- the LOC100650499 gene encoding gamma-tubulin complex component 3 homolog isoform X1, which yields MMEAETVGNLVQKMIISLFGEQKPELIRKWMRFCLGLLSSTQGVETLHEDEITVGSQIREKLSVCDAAQFDKLYNELRSGSLKNRAQILIFLLNMCQSTEQLRDRVFSAPDLKLGLCSSSASTSGQSSEISAPPQIVSINNTDKNTRDFLTSSNKIYGEEYISEDILVQDLIYSFLGIEGKILKLDSNYGFQIDPMISIDRPRKQATLRLSELGYLHNIIQKGLERMSVASSGQVADSFIASLHSELSEYYRFIALIQEEVSRVQSESGIYRVTLSHLHLWAYDPLETLKWLAGIVRACQGQKGGALASAVYEFSNHGDASVKKLVKRILQSVCDPLYNMLIRWIADGELDDPYREFFIEACADITGERMWHEKYQVRNNMLPSFITKMQARKILGTGKSINFLREVCKDFTPWQGKHTKMFKNFSEEYKVDVLFDMDPDGRLQTMMDTAYKETSTRVVEVLTKQYHLMEHLHAIKGYLLLGQGNFIQYLMHLLEPELDKPASSVYPHNISSILETGIRATVTKIDDLDIHRRLDVRLLAPSENERGWDVFILDYNVGGPIGTILEPCRQIYQTVFFALWRAKRMESILSAIWKRQITSAKMFRKMPEVLPIQTHIHLITSSMVHLVHQMQYFFLFEVIECSWDAFAKQLAQAASLDDIITAHNHFIDAVRRGTLLDERSQELMDHLRSVYGPILDLQNLEETFLTRATHEYEARLKDNNTLNVTLAMSNRLDLSETNDAEITKRQAAFSKYLNTLSIQLRLLSRTYQDRVKKFLIMLASAEDVSLQLLSVRLDFNEYYKSKDSRLVVPLTYLHRRQSDQSYLNCK from the exons ATGATGGAGGCTGAAACTGTTGGTAATCTCGTTCAAAAGATGATTATTTCACTTTTTGGGGAACAAAAACCAG AACTAATTAGAAAGTGGATGCGCTTCTGCCTTGGATTATTGTCATCAACCCAAGGAGTAGAAACATTACATGAAGACGAAATTACTGTAGGAAGTCAAATAAGAGAAAAGTTATCAGTATGTGATGCAGCacaatttgataaattatataatgaGTTAAGATCTGGG TCATTGAAGAATAGAGCACAAATCCTGATATTTTTGTTAAACATGTGTCAATCAACAGAGCAGTTAAGGGATAGAGTTTTCTCAGCTCCTGATTTGAAATTAGGTTTATGCTCGTCTTCTGCGTCCACTAGTG GACAATCATCTGAAATTTCTGCACCACCACAAATTGTATCTATAAATAACACAGACAAAAATACAAGAGATTTTTTGACCagttctaataaaatatatggaGAAGAGTATATTTCAGAAGATATATTGGTTCAAGATCTTATATATTCTTTCCTAGGTATTGAAGGAAAGATATTAAAGTTGGACTCCAATTATGGTTTCCAAATAGATCCAATGATTAGCATTGACAGGCCACGGAAACAAGCTACATTGAGATTAAGTGAACTTGGATATTTACATAACATAATTCAAAAAGGTTTAGAAAGAATGTCAGTTGCTTCGAGTGGCCAAGTGGCTGATAGTTTTATTGCATCGTTACATTCTGAGTTATCGGAATACTACAGGTTTATAGCCCTTATTCAAGAAGAAGTGAGCAG AGTTCAATCTGAATCAGGAATATACAGAGTTACACTGTCCCATTTGCATCTTTGGGCATATGATCCTTTAGAAACTTTAAAATGGCTAGCAGGTATAGTAAGAGCTTGCCAAGGACAAAAGGGTGGTGCATTAGCTTCTGCAGTATATGAATTTAGTAACCACGGTGATGCCAGTGtaaaaaaattagttaaaaGGATTTTGCAAAGTGTTTGTGATCCTCTGTACAATATGTTGATAAGATGGATTGCAGACGGTGAATTAGATGATCCGTATAGAGAATTTTTCATTGAAGCTTGTGCTGATATTACTGGAGAGAGAATGTGGCATGAGAAATATCAAGTTCGCAATAATATGTTACCatcttttattacaaaaatgCAAGCTAGAAAAATTTTAGGGACAGGGAAAAGTATTAACTTTTTGCGTGAAGTATGCAAAGATTTTACTCCATGGCAAGGAAAACATAcaaaaatgttcaaaaatttCAGCGAGGAATATAAAG TTGACGTTCTTTTCGATATGGACCCCGATGGTCGATTACAGACGATGATGGACACAGCTTATAAAGAGACTTCAACTAGAGTAGTTGAAGTGTTAACAAAACAGTATCACCTCATGGAACATTTACATGCAATCAAAGGTTATCTGTTATTAGGACAAGGAAACTTCATTCAATACCTTATGCATTTATTAGa ACCAGAATTAGATAAACCAGCCAGTTCTGTATATCCACACAACATCTCTTCTATTTTGGAAACTGGAATAAGAGCGACTGTTACAAAGATAGATGATTTAGATATACATAGGCGACTTGATGTAAGATTATTAGCACCTTCGGAAAATGAAAGGGGATGGGATGTTTTTATTTTGGATTATAATGTAGGAGGTCCTATTGGAACG ATTTTAGAACCTTGTAGGCAAATATATCAGACTGTATTTTTTGCTTTATGGAGAGCAAAAAGAATGGAATCTATATTATCTGCAATTTGGAAACGTCAAATAACTTCAGCAAAGATGTTCCGTAAAATGCCTGAAGTATTGCCAATTCAAACTCATATTCATTTAATTACAAGTAGTATGGTTCATTTGGTTCATCAaatgcaatattttttcttatttgag GTAATCGAGTGTTCTTGGGATGCATTCGCAAAACAATTAGCACAAGCAGCATCattggatgatattatcacagCACATAATCATTTCATAGATGCTGTAAGACGTGGTACACTGTTAGATGAAAGATCACAG GAACTTATGGATCACTTACGTTCCGTATATGGCCCAATTTTAGACTTACAAAATCTTGAAGAAACGTTTCTTACACGTGCAACACACGAGTACGAAGCACGATTAAAGGATAACAATACATTAAATGTAACTCTAGCAATGTCAAATCGGTTAGATTTGTCAGAAACTAATGATGCAGAAATTACCAAACGTCAAGCCgcattttcgaaatatttaaacacaCTTTCAATTCAGCTTAGATTGCTTTCGAGAACATATCAG gATAGAGTGAAAAAGTTTCTTATAATGCTCGCATCAGCCGAAGATGTGTCTTTACAGTTGTTAAGTGTACGTTTAGActttaatgaatattataaaagtaaagATAGTCGTCTTGTTGTGCCATTAACATATTTGCACCGTAGGCAAAGTGACCAAAGCTAtcttaattgtaaataa